A stretch of Candidatus Poribacteria bacterium DNA encodes these proteins:
- a CDS encoding Gfo/Idh/MocA family oxidoreductase codes for MSNQTTKVRAAVVGLGWPGMQHLKGYTLDPRSEVIAVCDLDKARVREVAKQHKIPNTYTDHLEMLKNQDIDAVSVCLPNFLHAPISIDALNAGKHVLCEKPPARSAQEAKAMADTAAQNGKTLMYALVQRFDGNSQHLKQLVEGGKLGDVYFGKAAYVRRRGVPIGKEGWFVDKERAGGGALIDIGVHALDCIWWLMNSPRPIEVMGTSYSHFGHLVPDDVKYDVDDGTFAQIRFENGATIILETTWALNLPGDNYIKIAGTKAGVTLNPFTLYTEENGKEVDKPLSAPSINGFDEEVKHFVECIVDGKKPISSAEQGIMLMQMLDGIYESAEKGRSVPIVDLGTATG; via the coding sequence ATGTCAAATCAAACAACGAAAGTCCGCGCGGCAGTCGTCGGGCTTGGTTGGCCCGGGATGCAACATCTCAAAGGCTATACACTTGACCCGCGTTCAGAGGTTATCGCTGTCTGCGACTTGGATAAGGCGCGCGTCCGAGAGGTGGCAAAGCAACATAAAATACCGAATACGTATACCGACCACTTGGAAATGCTGAAGAATCAGGATATTGATGCTGTGAGTGTCTGTCTGCCCAACTTCCTCCACGCGCCTATTTCTATTGATGCCCTGAACGCTGGCAAACATGTGCTTTGTGAAAAACCTCCTGCTCGGAGTGCTCAGGAGGCGAAGGCTATGGCGGATACAGCCGCTCAAAATGGAAAGACCTTAATGTACGCCCTCGTGCAGCGATTCGATGGAAATTCTCAGCATCTCAAGCAGCTTGTTGAAGGCGGCAAACTTGGCGACGTTTATTTCGGTAAAGCTGCTTACGTCCGACGGCGCGGCGTTCCTATCGGCAAAGAAGGCTGGTTTGTTGATAAAGAACGCGCAGGCGGCGGCGCGCTCATTGACATCGGCGTTCATGCGTTAGATTGTATCTGGTGGCTCATGAACTCCCCCAGACCGATTGAAGTCATGGGCACGTCGTATTCTCACTTTGGACACCTCGTGCCAGACGATGTTAAATACGATGTTGATGACGGGACCTTCGCCCAAATCCGCTTTGAAAACGGCGCGACGATTATCCTTGAAACAACATGGGCACTGAACCTGCCGGGCGACAATTACATTAAAATCGCTGGAACAAAAGCAGGTGTGACGCTCAACCCGTTCACCCTTTACACGGAAGAAAATGGTAAGGAAGTGGATAAACCGCTCAGTGCACCTTCTATTAACGGCTTTGACGAAGAGGTAAAGCACTTCGTGGAATGCATCGTTGATGGCAAGAAACCTATCTCCTCAGCGGAACAGGGCATCATGCTGATGCAGATGCTTGACGGTATTTACGAATCTGCGGAAAAGGGACGATCTGTGCCTATCGTAGATTTAGGTACCGCGACCGGATGA